In Coriobacteriia bacterium, the genomic stretch GCCAAGAGGAGCGCCCAGAACTTGGCGATGGCAACTTGCATGCCAATGTTGAGGTCAAGCAGATTCGCAAACGCGTTCTGCCGGAGCTTGATGAGGAATTTCTCGCCAAGATTGGTGTCACGAGCCTTGATGACCTGCACGATCAGATGAAGATGACCATCAACATGCAGAAGGATCGTGAGCTGCCCAAGCTGCTCGAGCAGAAGGTCGTAGACGCCCTCATCGAACGCTTCGAGGGTGAGGTTCCCGAGTACTACGTCGATTTCATGCGCGACAACGTGAGTCGCGAACTCATGCAGCGGCTTCAGAAGGAGGGCACCGGTCTGCAGGACTGGATGCTCAAGAACAACGTCGAGGCAGAGAAGATGCAGGAAGAGGTCAACCAGGAGTCCATTGACCGCGCAAAGCGCGACATGGCACTCGAGGCCCTCTTCAAGGAGAAGGGCTGGGAGGTTACCGACGAGGACATCGCTCGGGAGCTTTCCGGGGTCGATGACGCAGAGGCGCAGATTGCCGAGCTCAAGGAGGCTCATCGCATGGCGGACCTGCGCAAGATGTGCCGCCAGTCTATGGCTGCCCGCTGGCTTGCCAAGACGGCCGACATTACGGTTGTCGAATAGCTTTTCGCCGCTTGCCATCTACGCAAAAAGGGGAGCCCGCATTTGCGGGCTCCCCTTTGCATTTCGAGTGAGGTGATGCACCCATTGTCATTTCGAGCGAAGAGACGTCCCCATTGTCATTTCGAGCGGAGCGAACGAAGTGAGCGTAGTCGAGAAATCTCACCGACTCTGGGAGATCTCTCCACTCCGGCGCTGCGCGCCTTCGGTCGAGATGACAATGAAAAGGTGCTGCACCTTCGGTCGAGATGGCAAGATGCTACAGCGAGATGAAGTTGTCGGGGAACTGCTTGTTGGCGTCGAGGACGTCCTTGCTCGTATCGCCGTAGCGCATCCATTCCTTATCATCCGGCGTGCGCTTGATCATGGCGTTTTCCATGACGTCACGTAGGGCCTTGGCCTTGAGCGCGTACTCTTCCATCTGGGGCATCCTGCCCTCGAGCTCGATCTGGCGGCGCTTGTAGGCCTTGTCCTGCACGGAGTCGCCAGGGATGATCTCGTAGAAGTCCTCGGCTGAGAGCGTGTAGTTCGCATGGTCTGCCCAAGCGGCGAGCGCCGAGTCCTCCTTGAGGCTTTCGATGGTGTTCTCGCGCACCTCGGCGTCGAGCTGCTCTTCGGAGATGCCACGCTGCTCGCAGTAATCCTTCTTCTGCAGGCCGTTCATGCGGAGCATTTCCTCGAGACGATATGCTGATGCGTAGAGCGCTTCCTCGACTAGATCCTCGGGAAGGTCCTCGACGAGGCGCGTGGCAAGCTCGCGGCAGATGACGTTTTGGTCGGCAAGCTGCTGGACTTCGACGTTGTCCTTGTACATGTTGTAGCGGATGAAGATGAGGAGTTCCTCAACGGTGTTGAGGTCCTCGACGTGTTTTGCAATCCACTGGTCGTTGAGTTTGGGCGTTTCGCCTTCTTTGCAGACGTTGAGCTCGAGCCAGCGAAGGGCTGTCTTGCGAACGGCTTCCTCCGGAATCCTGACCTCCTCGGCAACGACGTAGACGGGGTCGTACGAAGTCAGGGTGTAACGCTGATTAGCCATGATGGATCCTCTGTGATGTCGAAATGTATAACAGCCCATGATTATACTGTATTGGCCACGATGAAAGTAGGAGCACGCATGGGAATAACCGTCATAGCCGTAGGCAAGCTCAAGGAACGCTTCTGGAAGGATGCGGTTGCGGAATACGCGAAGCGTCTTGGTGGCTACACGAAGTTGCGCATCATCGAGATTCCCGATAGGGGCATCGACTTCGAGAGTGACGAGATTATTCGGGCGGCAGGCGATGCGCACCTCATACTGCTTGCGATCAAGGGCACGCAACGTCCGAGTGAGGGCATCGCACGGCGTCTCGATGAGCTGATGACGCATGGGACGAGCGATATTGCGTTTTGCATCGGTGGTTCTGATGGCGTGAATGAATCAGTCTGCGAGCGCGCAGACGAAACGCTCTCGTTCGGCCAGATCACTCTACCGCATAACCTCGCGCGTGTCGTGTTGCTCGAGCAGATATACCGCGCCTTCAAGATCATGCGCGGCGAGCCCTACCATAAGTGAAGTAAGCGACGCTTGGCATAAGTCTCGTCCCTATCGTCCCGTCAAGCTTTCTCAAGAGCGCGCAGGCCTCCCTCGATGAAGGCGTCTATGGCACGGCGAATACGTGGCCAGTCATTTCGCTGCGCGAATTCGGAGCTGGCGACCGCGTGACATCCGCTCATCTGGAAGAGCCTGACGGCACGCATGACCACAGGGTTGATGCCCCTCGTCGCCGCATCTGTCTTCGCGTCGGGATCCTCCCAGGCAAGCGCCATCACGGACGGAAAGAAGCGGGCTTCGCGCACCACACCCGCAAGCTTCTTTTCGGAGCGCACGCGTTCGCAGTAACGGGGCTTTTCATGCATGGCACACCCCGGGTTCTCACATGAAAAGCGCTCCTCAAAGGAAAGGACGTTGTCCATGACCTCGCCCACGAGCTCGTCGAAGACGTCGCCCACATTGTCGTAATGGACGTAAAAGGTTGCCCTGCTAACCTTTGCCTTGCGGGAAAGCTCGCTTACACTGATGTCCGTGAGGCTCTTGGTCTGCAGAAGGTCTGCCAGCGCGTCTCGTATGCGCCGCTCGCAGTTTCTGAATCTCGCATCTTCGGTGTTTGTCACGGTCTTTCTCCGATTTCCTGAAGTTATCGTACAACTTGTACGATATTGTAAAGCAAGCAGAGACCTTATCTTCCAAAATGGATACAACGGAATATCAGAGAGCGAGGTGCCCCGTGAAGGTAATGCAGAAGAACATGCTGGAGTTTATGGATGAGGGCGATATGCGCTTTGTCATCCCGGCCTACCAGCGCCTCTATTCATGGAACGAGACGCAATGCGAAGAGCTCTGGTTGGACATATTGCGAGCGGCTCGTGGCAAGCGCAATCACTTTCTGGGTACCGTTCTCTACAATGTTGTCTACGAGGGGGAAGTACCTGACCATATCGAGATTATCGATGGCCAGCAGCGCCTGACCAGTGTATCTCTCATCATCCTTGCCCTGGCAAGATACCTGGAATCTAATCCTCGGCTTTCTTCTGACGAAGCGATCGACGGGGAGACGCTCATCTCGCGTTATCTCTTCATAGGCAAGACTGATGATGGACTGCCGATTACCAAGCTCCTGCCCTCGCATCATGATGCGGGCTCCTATGATGCCGTGATTAGGGGAGAAGCTGGCAATCCCATGTCTTCCATCACCAATAATCTTTCGTTTTTTGAGGAGAAGATGGCGGAGGACGATTTCGACTACGAGTTATTGCTCGAAGGCCTGCATCGCCTCACGACCATCTTCGTCGAGGTGGACGACTACCGCGATGCGCAGCCCATATTCGAGAGCGTGAATTCCAAGGGCGTGCCGCTTAACGTAGCGGATATGGTGCGCAATTATCTTTTGCTGACGGAAAGCCACGACGAGCAGACGCGCCTTTTCGAGGAGTATTGGAAAGTGAGTCAGGAGATGTTCGCACCTGACCCTGGTTCTCTCAAGCTCAATACGGGGATCAAGAGCTGGCTTGCCATTCGCCTCAAGGGCGCCCGCATTCAAAGCGCAGAGCAAACCTACGCCTCATTCAAAAGATACGTCGAGGACGTTTACCAGGGTGACAAGGAACCCATCTTGCGCGAGCTCCGCGGCTTTTGCCTGATGTGGGCGGAGAACTATCGCTACCACGGTGTCAAGAAATACAGGTCCGGCTCCGACTGGGCAAAATTGGGGGCACCCGCGCTCACGTCAGGATACAAGCTCAAGAAGGCGGACAACGAGGAATATGCAAGAGAGTTTCGCGAGAAGCTACGCAATGCGGATTCCCGCTGGTAGCGTTGTCGATTCGTTAGGAGATACGACATGATTGCATCGCTCAAGTCGATTTCGGAGATACTCGGAAAGCCGGGAACACGATATCTCATACCCGTGTTCCAGCGCGTCTACTCATGGGACCGGATGCAGTGCGAGCAGCTGTGGAATGACATGATGAAGACAGATTCCGGTGCGGACGGGCATTTTACAGGTACGTTCATCTACCGTCCGGAAACTGAAAGAGCTCATGGTGGATCCGACGCTGTCATTGAATGCGCAGAAGTAAGCCTGATTGATGGCCAGCAACGGCTCACCACGCTCACGCTCATGCTCGTGGCGCTCAGGGATGCGATGCGCGATGCGGGCGATACGGCCCGGGCAAACCAGATCGACGAGACGTATCTGCATTGCGTTACCGATACGTCCAAGCTCGTGCTCTCGGACGCCGATGCTCCCACCATGGCGCACCTCGTCGATGGCGTTCCGGCTCCTGGGGAGGATGACCTCTCCCAGCTTCTCGTCGAAGGATACGAGCTTTTCAAGGAGAAGGTCGAGGAGTCTTCCGTCGACGCCGATGCCGTCATAAAGGGTCTCGACAGCTTGCGCGTGGTCGCGGTCGAGCTCGAAGAAGATGATGCGCCGCAGCAAGTGTTCGAGAGCCTCAATGCGAAGGGCAGGCCGCTTTCGACAATCGACCTGCTTCGTAATGTCATCATGGCGAAGTACGGCGCGACCGAGCAAAGAAGGTTGTTCGATATGTATTGGGCGCCCATTGACGAGGCGTTTCATCAATTTGGCGCCGAGCAGGACGTGTATCTTGATGCGGCACTCCATGCCTGGGCCGAGAAACACGCCCCGGGTATTCGAGCATCCAAGCGTAGCGAGCTCTACCAGGCGTTCAAAGCTTATCTTGGAGGGCACGATTCAATATCGCTCGAGGAATTGCTCAGGTCGATCAACGAGAGTTGTCTCGCCTTTGCTGCCGCTCCCGGTTCTCCGGAGGCAAAGAAGCATCTGGACTGGGCCGTGGAGAAGCCCCAGGGGCTCATCTCCCAGAGCAAGCTCTTTGGTGATTGATTGGCAGCGACAAGGACCGTCGCTGCCAATCGAACGTGGGCTAACGAAAAAGCCCGCTCATGCGGGCTGAAAGTTTGAGTGGTGGAGATGAAGGGATTCGAACCCTCGGCCCCCACGTTGCGAACGTGATGCTCTCCCAGCTGAGCTACATCCCCACTAGAATATGGCGCGCAACGGCGCGCGGGTAAGGATTATAGCGCATTTCCCGCGAGCGGGAAGGGGTATGCTCCGGCTTTATGCGATAATGACCCCCATGCAAACGAGCAATAACATATTCCGCATACTCATCATCGCGTGTGTCGTTCTCTTCATTGGAGCAATCGCCCAGCAGTTCTACATTTCGCACGTCGAGTCGAGTTATGCCAAGTCGGGCGAGGAGCTCGAGCAGGCAAAGGCGAGCGTTGCCACCGCGACCCAACAAAACGAACAGCTCAAGAAGCAAGAAGAGGACACGTACATCGCCTGGCGCAATGCCCAGGGACGCCTCTCGCTTTTCGGTGATAAGGGCGGAAAGGTCGCCTACCTTACCTTCGACGATGGCCCGTGCGATGCCCTCACTCCCAAGAATCTCGAGATTCTCAAGCAGAAAGGGGCCGTCGCAACCTGGTTCTGTCTGGCAAACGACGAGCTCTACACGTACCTCAACCTCGACTTGTGCAAGAAGATCGAGGAACAAGGATCGGTCGTGGGCATCCATGACTGGGACCAGGACGACTCGTACAGCTACTATAAGGGTGGCGTCGACAATTACTTCACGAGCGATTTCGACAAGGCCAAGGCCAAGCTCGAGGCTGCCGTTGGCCACGAAATCAAGATTACGCGTTTTGCCGGTGGCAGTCTCACCATCGGCTATTACAATCCCGAAATCGCCAAGGCGCTTCCTCGCGCGATGCTTGAGCGCGGCTATCAGTACTTCGATTGGAATGTCCTTGCCGGTGACAGTGAGCCCTCGCAGTTCGTGAACGGCTCGACGCCCAAAGATCGCATCGTGAGTAACGTACTCAACGAAGCGGAGTATTTCGCAAAGACGGATTCTCCCATCTGCGTGCTCATGCACGATAACCCCGGCAAGAACACCACCACAGAAGCGCTTCCCGAGATTATCGACGGCCTGCGCGCATTGGGTTACGAATTCAAGACGCTCGATTACGATGCCCCCGGTTTTTACCAGGTGGTGATTACCGAATGACGTATTCGCGTGGACAATACGATGACGATTACGAGCGCAGCAGACGCTCCCGTCGTGATGTCCCCGAGGGACGCTCCGAGCGTCGTACGGGCACTGGATCGAGCCGCTACTCGCGTACGTCCGAACGCTACGCGCGTCATGCCTCGGCACAACGAGACGAAAGATACTCCGAGGGCAGGCCGCAAAGCCGCCCGAAACGTCAGCGTCCCG encodes the following:
- a CDS encoding 23S rRNA (pseudouridine(1915)-N(3))-methyltransferase RlmH yields the protein MGITVIAVGKLKERFWKDAVAEYAKRLGGYTKLRIIEIPDRGIDFESDEIIRAAGDAHLILLAIKGTQRPSEGIARRLDELMTHGTSDIAFCIGGSDGVNESVCERADETLSFGQITLPHNLARVVLLEQIYRAFKIMRGEPYHK